In Apis cerana isolate GH-2021 linkage group LG6, AcerK_1.0, whole genome shotgun sequence, the following are encoded in one genomic region:
- the LOC107998322 gene encoding UDP-glycosyltransferase UGT5-like, with product MRNKVQSQFILRTMICNIAKLFFLLHVLIIANKSECYKILSIIPTPSYSHQIPYQRLWLELHARGHEIVVITTNPIPNISLPNFTQIDISHSYNCLKEVDFIENRFEHVSWLKIMENYAMPLYTCFLNEVFNSSEVKKLYVPDNAVKFDVLLAEFFYGPAMCAFAHRFNVPLIGLSSLGMITLNEFIVGGLVLPSHEYTWEMEANTGTNLPFFKRLNNFVTMWSFLYRINYEVFFFQQKLAEKYLGPLPLLTDIMKNISLIFTNQIDILSPARPKLPNVISFNFFHVSDNPPPLPKDLEEFLDDAEEGFIYFSLGTNVRSSRLPKEIVHMFCNIFAKLPYKVVWKYEQDLPEKYGDIYIKNWLPQQSILAHPKIKLFIYQGGQQSTEEAINFGVPLIGFPILADQDYLAKRIEALGMGKYFDIRTITSDQFENAIKEIITNEKYKNRVLDIRTQIRETSQDVKKIAWWTEYVIRTKGALHLRSTLAWEPWYQRYDTDIIIFLTIVIFIIFLIVISIIVNILMYFYKKMDTSIHRKDKIH from the exons ATG agGAATAAGGTGCAAAGTCAGTTTATCTTGAGAACCATGATATGCAACATCGCGaagttattctttcttttacacGTTCTAATTATCGCGAATAAATCGGAGTGTTACAAAATCTTGTCCATCATCCCAACGCCGTCTTATAGCCATCAGATTCCGTATCAACGATTATGGCTCGAATTGCACGCGCGTGGCCACGAGATTGTAGTGATCACTACGAATCCTATACCGAATATCAGCTTGCCGAATTTCACTCAGATCGATATCAGTCATTCGTACAATTGTTTAAAGGAAGTTGATTTCATCGAGAATCGGTTCGAACACGTTAGCTGGTTGAAAATCATGGAGAATTATGCTATGCCTTTGTACACGTGTTTCTTGAACGAAGTGTTCAACTCATCCgaagtgaaaaaattatatgttccGGACAATGCTGTAAAATTCGATGTTTTGTTAGCGGAATTTTTCTACGGACCAGCCATGTGCGCTTTTGCCCACAGATTTAACGTTCCACTAAtag GATTAAGTTCATTGGGAATGATTACcttgaatgaatttattgttGGAGGACTCGTTCTACCTTCTCATGAATACACATGGGAAATGGAAGCGAACACCGGCACAAATTTGCCATTCTTCAAGagattgaataatttcgtGACTATGTGGAGTTTCCTGTACCGTATTAATTACGAAGTATTTTTCTTCCAACAAAAACTGGCAGAAAAATATCTTGGACCATTACCACTATTGACggatattatgaaaaacattagtttaatttttaccaaTCAGATAGACATTTTATCACCTGCACGGCCGAAACTTCCAAATGTGAtctcattcaatttttttcacgtgTCTGACAATCCACCCCCTTTACCGAAG gATTTGGAAGAATTTCTAGACGATGCGGAAGAAgggtttatttatttcagtcTCGGTACCAACGTAAGAAGTTCACGTTTGCCAAAAGAAATTGTACACatgttttgcaatattttcgcAAAATTGCCATATAAAGTCGTGTGGAAGTACGAACAAGATTTACCCGAGAAATATGgagatatttacattaaaaattggtTACCTCAACAGAGCATTCttg ctcatccaaaaattaaattgttcattTATCAAGGAGGTCAACAAAGTACCGAAGAAGCGATTAATTTCGGAGTGCCACTTATCGGTTTCCCAATATTAGCAGATCAAGATTATTTAGCAAAAAGAATCGAAGCTCTTGGAATGGGAAAGTATTTTGATATTAGGACAATTACGTCAGATCAATTTGAAAAtgctattaaagaaattataaccAATGAAAA atataaaaatagagtGCTCGATATTCGAACTCAAATCAGAGAGACATCTCAggatgtgaaaaaaattgcttgGTGGACGGAATACGTGATACGAACAAAAGGCGCCTTACATCTTCGTTCCACACTAGCCTGGGAACCTTGGTATCAACGTTATGATAcggatattataatattcttgacGATTGTGATATTCATAATCTTTTTGATTGTTATCAGTATTATTGTCAATATTctgatgtatttttataaaaagatggaCACTTCTATTCATCGAAAAGATAAGATACATTAA